The following proteins are co-located in the Anas platyrhynchos isolate ZD024472 breed Pekin duck chromosome 1, IASCAAS_PekinDuck_T2T, whole genome shotgun sequence genome:
- the SLC13A1 gene encoding solute carrier family 13 member 1 codes for MKVLNYLLAYRRFLLIVLTPLLLLPLPLIIKTKEAECAYTLFVVAIFWLTEALPLAVSALLPAFMFPLFGIMESKEVASAYFKDFHLLLMGVICLATSIEKWNFHKRVALRMVMLVGVNPAWLTLGFMVSCSFLSMWLSNTSAAAMVMPIVEAVAQQITTADAEADMLEMSYSNGSTNLALELDENVGECENSDWTEKGKQVNGYDNDMSSTVCTIEKENEKEKEQNLPPAETGRKSREDKYSGIFKVMCLCIAYSATIGGLTTITGTSTNLIFAEHFNTRYPDCKCINFGSWFILSIPITVVILVLSWVWLQWLFLGFDFKSMFKCGKKKTAREEASAKVIQEEYKKLGPMSYPEIVTLILFILMTLLWFTREPGFIPGWSSLFPKYKGYATDSTTALVIGLLFFIIPAKTLSRTSNGESTAYGYTPLITWKEFQSCMPWEIAILVGGGFALADGCEVSKLSAWVASKLTPLGSLPLWLIILISCLIVTSVTEVASNPATITIFLPILSPLAEAIHVNPLFILIPATLCTSFAFLLPVANPANAIVFSYGHLTVMDMVKAGLGINIIGVAVVMLGIMTWIVPIFDLYTYPSWAPIISSNSTGL; via the exons GAAGCAGAATGTGCATACACACTGTTTGTAGTTGCCATCTTTTGGCTCACAGAAGCTTTGCCGCTGGCTGTTTCAGCTTTGCTTCCTGCATTTATGTTCCCACTGTTTGGTATAATGGAATCCAAGGag gtggcatctgcttattttaaagactttcaTCTGTTGCTGATGGGAGTAATTTGTTTGGCAACATCGATAGAAAAATGGAATTTCCACAAAAGAGTGGCTTTGAGAATGGTGATGTTAGTGGGTGTCAACCCCGCATG GCTTACACTGGGTTTCATGGTGAGCTGTAGTTTCTTGTCGATGTGGCTCAGCAACACCTCTGCGGCTGCCATGGTGATGCCGATTGTAGAGGCAGTAGCTCAGCAGATCACCACAGCTGATGCAGAAGCTGACATGCTGGAGATGTCCTACTCTAACGGCTCCACCAACCTGGCACTGGAGCTTGACG AAAATGTAGGAGAATGTGAAAACAGTGACTGGACAGAGAAAGGCAAACAAGTTAATGG ataTGACAACGATATGAGTAGTACTGTGTGCacaattgaaaaggaaaatgaaaaagaaaaggaacag AACCTACCACCTGctgaaacagggagaaaaagcagagagGACAAATACAGTGGGATTTTCAAAGTGATGTGCTTATGTATTGCTTATTCTGCTACCATTGGAGGGTTGACAACAATCACAGGAACATCGACTAATTTGATTTTTGCTGAGCACTTCAATAC ACGTTATCCAGATTGCAAGTGCATCAACTTTGGATCCTGGTTTATCCTTTCTATCCCCATCACAGTCGTTATTCTGGTGCTCTCTTGGGTCTGGCTCCAGTGGCTTTTCCTTGGGTTTGA TTTTAAAAGCATGTTCAAGTgtggcaagaaaaaaacagctagaGAAGAGGCCTCGGCAAAGGTGATTCAGGAAGAATACAAAAAGCTTGGACCAATGAG CTACCCAGAAATCGTTACGCTTATCCTATTCATTTTAATGACCCTGCTGTGGTTTACCAGAGAACCTGGCTTCATCCCAGGATGGTCTTCACTATTCCCAAA GTACAAAGGCTATGCTACGGATTCAACAACTGCCCTAGTGATTGGCCTCCTGTTCTTTATTATTCCTGCAAAAACATTGTCTAGGACTTCAAATGGAGAAAGCA ctgctTATGGTTACACTCCACTGATTACTTGGAAGGAATTTCAGTCATGCATGCCCTGGGAAATAGCTATTCTTGTTGGTGGCGGGTTTGCATTGGCAGACGGCTGTGAG GTTTCAAAACTGTCTGCCTGGGTAGCAAGTAAATTGACCCCCCTAGGATCACTACCCCTGTGGCTAATTATCCTGATATCATGCCTTATTGTCACTTCCGTAACAGAAGTTGCCAGCAATCCAGCCACCATTACGATATTTTTGCCTATATTATCTCCTTTG gctGAAGCCATTCACGTGAACCCACTCTTCATTTTGATACCTGCCACACTATGTACTTCTTTTGCATTCCTTCTTCCAGTAGCAAACCCAGCCAATGCCATTGTGTTTTCATACGGTCATTTAACTGTAATGGATATG GTGAAAGCTGGTTTGGGCATTAACATCATTGGAGTTGCTGTTGTTATGCTTGGAATTATGACATGGATAGTGCCTATATTCGATCTCTATACTTACCCAAGTTGGGCACCAATCATTTCTTCAAACAGCACAGGGttgtaa